The proteins below come from a single Brassica napus cultivar Da-Ae unplaced genomic scaffold, Da-Ae ScsIHWf_1301;HRSCAF=1857, whole genome shotgun sequence genomic window:
- the LOC125596827 gene encoding uncharacterized protein LOC125596827, protein MVVSNDSSSSGEEREALEVMPAPEVTPTPTPVTPLPPPASMETILARLALQEAAQKAAVDQITAIAKILAPIAANAEASTAQYRRHLFATERTTNVAPARDNNYQSAGNSNQSAGNDINADTASELAALKQSVLDINSKIHQVTTSAPQIEHVLAESLRTPFTQRVTGVRLQKMEKLRLPTFKGLSDPSTHVTSFNIAMRRANLTDEDKDAGFCQLFVETLEGPALTWFTGLRENSVDCFHDLSTAFLKNYIMFTNQETTVSDLWNLTHTSGQSLRDFMEKFKAIVSKVDIPDPIAVESLMNTLHVDSTFRQDLYRYPTKSVSDAIARSNNFIRMEEDTRAKFAKEAAAKQRPARTNDTRPEPRQHSSGGNTTQKRGYVSSVDDEESPKTAAVTREKAWNHWDRDSASKQSKSSEPASSNSEEPKKWCLYHKRDSHDTKECKVLIGQFFDGITNGTIQMPTSPTTPKNTKSWSKNKEKKAQKSQQNTAPSEERASPERTPVNNVGPANDSSEDEHPRRRRRVEVILSRPCDSSDDDSSTMQSDLRDKLNSKVEQSLTSPTTDKDLRTLLKRKNATNEHVGSADLRATISKSSARRIGQNGDLRDQLNSKADDLRIQLNRSKGSDLRRRLESKKKKPAETLQFENTTDDLRKQLESMRATRNPHISVIMGGSPPCGDSVRAVKDYKRQATTSKNWPPPVENDHQITFSALDTKGVHTPHNDPLLVDLDIGECLVAKVLIDTGSSVDLIFRDTLDKMGVDLRDMKPSSRTLTGFNGASEQMIGTIRLPVYAGGITRTVKFSVIRAKAPYNAILGTPWLHSMKAVPSTYHQCVKFPGKDGKTQTIRGDQQAARELLIATVKMQQQASLVNSVSKPLSKIYPQKEEVREVAIDESDPTKIIRVGVYLSDDICSKIISFIKDNASTFAWKTSDMKGIDPAVTSHELHVDPTFKPIRQKRRKLGPERSKAVNDEVDRLLDAGFITEVRYPEWLANPVVVKKKNGKWRICVDFTDLNKACPKDSYPLPHIDRLVESTAGNELLTFMDAFSGYNQILMHPDDREKTAFITDRGTYCYKVMPFGLKNAGATYQRLVNRMFADQLGNTMEVYIDDMLVKSLKADDHLNNLRDCFKILNDYGMKLNPAKCTFGVTSGEFLGYIVTQRGIEANPKQISAILDLPSPKNSREVQRLTGRIAALNRFISRSTDKCLPFYELLRGNKRFVWDEKCEEAFNQLKHYLTTPPVLSKPEAGDTLSLYIAVTSSAVSSVLIREDRGEQKPIFYTSKRMTEPETRYPTLEKMALAVVTSARKLRPYFQSHTIEVLSNQPLRTVMQNTNQSGRLTKWAMELSEHDIAYKNRTAAKSQVLADFLIELTPELEQDLILPSVNWILHVDGSSTSKGSGAGVQLQSPTGELIRQSFSFGFAASNNEAEYESLIAGLRLAKAVKAKRISAYCDSQLVVSQYLGDYDVRNERMDAYLKLVQDLTRDFEFFELTKVPRGENVCADALAALGSKLHDQVKRTIPIHKIEKPSIDTKAEQAAIIAAINDAMDIDEAESPSQDDHPTDWRKELIDYLAEGLLPVEKWDARRLKRRSTHYVVMDGELHRWTATKVLLKCIAGEETRLVMAETHEGAAGNHSGGRALALKVKNLGFYWPTMNADCETYARKCDKCQRHAKTIHSPTEFLHTLTAPYPFMRWGMDIIGPMPASRQKKFILVLTDYFTNGLKPKPMPA, encoded by the coding sequence ATGGTTGTCAGCAACGACAGTTCTTCGTCTGGCGAGGAGCGCGAAGCCCTCGAGGTGATGCCGGCTCCCGAGGTAACACCTACGCCTACACCAGTAACTCCGCTACCCCCTCCTGCGTCCATGGAAACCATCTTGGCACGCCTCGCCCTGCAAGAAGCGGCGCAGAAGGCGGCGGTCGACCAAATCACAGCGATAGCAAAAATACTCGCCCCTATCGCTGCAAACGCCGAAGCTTCAACGGCGCAGTACCGTCGACACCTGTTCGCCACTGAACGAACCACCAACGTAGCACCTGCGCGGGATAACAATTACCAGAGCGCCGGTAACAGCAACCAGAGCGCCGGTAACGACATCAACGCAGACACCGCAAGCGAGCTAGCCGCGTTGAAACAGTCGGTCCTCGACATCAACTCAAAGATCCACCAGGTGACGACCTCGGCGCCCCAAATCGAGCACGTACTCGCGGAATCTCTTCGCACACCCTTCACGCAAAGGGTCACCGGCGTACGGCTCCAGAAGATGGAGAAACTTCGTCTTCCAACCTTCAAGGGTCTCTCCGACCCTTCTACTCATGTTACGTCCTTCAACATAGCGATGCGACGCGCAAATCTGACCGACGAAGACAAAGACGCCGGCTTTTGCCAACTCTTTGTCGAAACCCTAGAGGGACCGGCCCTTACTTGGTTCACAGGCCTCAGAGAAAACTCCGTCGATTGTTTCCACGACCTCTCGACGGCCTTCCTCAAGAattatatcatgttcaccaaccaaGAAACGACCGTGTCCGACCTGTGGAACCTCACTCATACCAGCGGCCAAAGCCTCCGCGACTTCATGGAAAAGTTCAAGGCTATCGTCTCGAAAGTTGATATTCCTGATCCTATCGCTGTCGAGTCTCTGATGAATACCTTGCACGTTGACTCCACGTTCCGTCAGGATCTCTACCGATACCCGACGAAATCTGTGTCTGACGCCATCGCTCGCTCAAACAACTTCAtccgcatggaagaagacacaaGAGCAAAGTTTGCAAAAGAAGCAGCAGCGAAACAGCGACCCGCCCGAACAAACGACACCCGCCCTGAGCCCCGCCAGCACTCCTCCGGTGGGAACACCACTCAGAAGCGAGGCTACGTTAGCTCGGTCGACGACGAGGAATCGCCAAAGACAGCAGCCGTCACGCGAGAGAAAGCCTGGAACCACTGGGATCGAGACTCCGCCTCGAAGCAATCAAAGTCGTCCGAACCAGCGAGTTCAAACTCTGAGGAGCCAAAGAAATGGTGCCTCTACCACAAAAGGGATTCCCATGATACGAAAGAGTGCAAAGTCCTCATCGGGCAATTTTTCGACGGAATTACCAACGGGACAATTCAAATGCCCAcctctccaacgacaccgaaaaacaccaaaagttggagtaagaacaaggagaagaaggcacagaAGTCTCAGCAGAACACGGCCCCTAGCGAGGAAAGAGCGAGCCCTGAGCGCACTCCTGTCAACAACGTCGGCCCCGCCAACGACTCATCAGAAGACGAACATCCGCGTCGCCGGCGACGAGTGGAAGTCATACTCTCTCGCCCTTGTGACTCCTCTGACGACGACTCCTCGACAATGCAATCAGATTTACGCGACAAACTGAACAGCAAAGTCGAGCAATCTCTCACTTCCCCGACAACAGACAAAGATCTGCGCACCCTATTGAAGCGAAAGAACGCTACGAACGAACACGTCGGAAGCGCCGACCTCCGCGCGACCATCTCAAAATCCAGCGCCAGGAGAATAGGTCAAAACGGCGACCTTCGCGACCAGCTCAATTCAAAGGCCGATGACCTGCGAATCCAACTCAACCGTTCAAAAGGGTCCGATCTGCGACGACGTCtcgaatcaaaaaagaaaaagcccgCAGAAACTCTTCAATTCGAGAACACAACCGATGACTTAAGGAAGCAACTCGAATCAATGCGAGCTACCCGCAATCCGCACATTAGCGTAATCATGGGAGGATCACCTCCTTGCGGCGACTCAGTTCGAGCTGTCAAAGACTACAAACGACAAGCCACCACCTCCAAGAACTGGCCGCCTCCAGTCGAAAATGATCACCAGATCACTTTTTCGGCACTGGATACCAAGGGCGTCCATACGCCACACAACGATCCTCTCCTCGTCGACCTCGACATCGGAGAATGCCTAGTCGCAAAAGTCCTTATCGACACCGGCAGCTCAGTCGATCTCATCTTTCGCGACACACTCGACAAAATGGGAGTCGATTTGAGAGATATGAAGCCTTCCTCTCGCACGCTCACTGGCTTCAACGGGGCCTCGGAGCAAATGATCGGAACAATTCGTCTTCCAGTATACGCAGGTGGTATAACCCGTACcgtcaagttctccgtcatccGAGCCAAAGCACCCTACAATGCCATCCTCGGAACACCATGGTTGCATTCCATGAAAGCCGTTCCCTCGACGTACCATCAATGCGTCAAGTTTCCCGGCAAAGACGGAAAAACACAGACGATTCGGGGAGATCAACAAGCCGCGAGAGAACTGCTGATTGCAACTGTAAAGATGCAGCAACAGGCTTCCCTCGTCAACTCCGTCAGTAAACCACTCAGCAAGATATACCCCCAGAAGGAGGAAGTTCGCGAAGTCGCAATCGATGAATCCGACCCAACGAAAATCATCCGAGTTGGCGTCTACCTGTCCGACGACATATGTTCAaagatcatctctttcatcaaagACAACGCTTCAACGTTCGCCTGGAAGACCTCCGACATGAAGGGGATCGACCCCGCAGTTACCTCCCATGAACTGCACGTCGACCCGACGTTCAAACCCATCCGACAGAAGCGACGGAAACTCGGTCCAGAAAGATCTAAAGCAGTGAACGACGAAGTCGACCGGCTCCTCGACGCGGGTTTTATTACCGAAGTTCGATACCCTGAATGGTTAGCCAACCCGGTCGTcgtcaagaagaagaacggcaaatggcgcatatgcgtcgatttcacggacctcaacaaggcATGCCCAAAGGATAGTTACCCACTCCCTCACATCGATCGTCTCGTCGAATCAACCGCTGGTAACGAACTcctaaccttcatggacgctttctcgggCTACAACCAGATCTTGATGCATCCCGATGATCGCGAGAAGACAGCATTCATCACCGACAGAGGGACTTATTGCTACAAGGTGATGCCCTTCGGGCTAAAAAACGCCGGTGCGACTTATCAGCGACTCGTTAACCGAATGTTCGCTGATCAGCTTGGCAAcaccatggaagtgtacatcgacgATATGTTGGTCAAATCGCTCAAGGCCGACGACCACCTAAATAACTTACGCGActgcttcaagatcttgaacGACTATGGGATGAAACTCAACCCGGCCAAATGTACCTTCGGTGTCACCTctggggaattcctcggctacatcgTCACTCAGCGAGGAATCGAAGCTAACCCCAAGCAGATCTCGGCGATTCTCGACCTTCCAAGCCCGAAAAACAGCCGCGAAGTGCAGCGACTAACGGGACGCATAGCAGCTCTCAACAGGTTCATCTCGCGATCGACCGACAAGTGTCTTCCCTTCTACGAGCTACTAAGGGGAAACAAGAGGTTCGTCTGGGATGAAAAATGCGAAGAGGCGttcaatcaactcaagcattatCTCACGACCCCACCCGTGCTATCGAAGCCAGAAGCCGGCGACACACTATCTCTCTACATCGCCGTCACATCCTCCGCCGTCAGCAGCGTATTGATTCGGGAAGATAGGGGAGAACagaaaccaatcttttacacaagtaaaagaatgacgGAGCCAGAGACGAGATATCCAACACTCGAAAAGATGGCCCTAGCCGTCGTCACCTCGGCCAGAAAACTGCGACCCTACTTCCAGTCGCACACGATCGAAGTACTGTCCAACCAACCACTCAGAACGGTTATGCAAAATACTAACCAGTCGGGACGGTTGACCAAATGGGCGATGGAGCTGAGCGAACATGACATCGCATACAAGAATCGCACAGCAGCAAAGTCACAAGTCCTTGCCGATTTCCTGATCGAGTTGACGCCAGAGCTGGAGCAAGACCTCATCCTACCAAGTGTAAACTggatcctccacgtcgacggttcATCCACGAGTAAAGGATCAGGAGCAGGAGTGCAATTGCAATCACCAACAGGAGAACTCATTCGGCAGTCATTCAGTTTTGGTTTTGCGgcatcaaacaacgaagctgagTACGAATCCCTCATCGCGGGGCTCCGTCTCGCCAAGGCGGTGAAAGCCAAACGAATcagcgcttactgcgactctcaaCTCGTCGTAAGCCAATACCTCGGCGATTACGACGTCCGCAACGAAAggatggacgcctacctcaaACTCGTCCAGGACCTTACGCGAGActtcgagttcttcgaactcacgaaggttcctCGCGGAGAAAATGTTTGTGCCGACGCCCTCGCCGCTCTGGGGAGCAAGCTACACGACCAAGTCAAAAGGACAATCCCGATCCACAAAATCGAGAAACCAAGCATCGACACGAAGGCAGAACAGGCCGCGATAATAGCAGCGATCAACGACGCGATGGACATCGACGAAGCGGAATCTCCCTCGCAAGATGATCACCCAACAGATTGGCGCAAGGAACTCATCGATTACCTCGCGGAAGGTTTACTGCCCGTCGAAAAATGGGACGCCCGGCGACTGAAACGACGCAGCACACACTACGTCGTCATGGATGGGGAACTACACCGATGGACTGCAACAAAGGTACTACTCAAATGTATCGCCGGTGAAGAAACGAGACTCGTCATGGCCGAAACACACGAAGGAGCAGCCGGCAACCACTCAGGCGGGCGAGCTCTCGcactaaaagttaaaaacctcGGATTCTACTGGCCAACCATGAACGCCGACTGCGAGACATACGCGCGCAAATGCGATAAGTGCCAGCGTCACGCCAAAACCATACACAGCCCAACGGAGTTTCTCCACACCTTGACTGCTCCATACCCATTtatgcgatggggaatggacatcatTGGTCCGATGCCGGCATCTCGGCAAAAGAAGTTCATCCTGGTCCTCACCGATTACTTCACAAATGGGTTGAAGCCGAAGCCTATGCCAGCATAA
- the LOC106371894 gene encoding aldehyde dehydrogenase family 3 member H1-like produces MAKVFEAADASNLMTELRMSFDAGVTRSYEWRVSQLKKLQVICDNHEPEIVSALHDDLGKPELESSVYEVALLRNSIKLALKQLKNWMAPDKAKTSLTTFPASAEIVSEPLGVVLVISAWNYPFLLSIDPVIGAISAGNAVVLKPSELAPASSSLLAKLLEQYLDPSAVRVIEGAVTETTLLLEQKWDKIFYTGSSKIGRIIMMAAAKHLTPVVLELGGKSPVVIDSDTNLKITVKRIIAGKWGCNNGQACISPDYILTTKEYAPKVIDAMKQELEAFYGKNPMESKDMSRIVNSNHFDRLSKILEEKEVSDKIVYGGQKNRDNLKIAPTIFLDVPLDSLIMSEEIFGPLLPILTLNNLEECFDVIRSRPKPLAAYLFTQNQKLKERFAMTVSAGGIVVNDIAVHLSLPTLPFGGVGESGMGSYHGKFSFDAFSHKKAVLYKSFIGDAAIRYPPYSRGKLRLLKALVNSNLVEVFKVLLGLS; encoded by the exons ATGGCCAAGGTTTTCGAAGCAGCGGACGCGAGCAACCTGATGACGGAGCTGCGTATGAGCTTCGATGCCGGAGTAACTCGCAGTTACGAGTGGAGAGTCTCTCAGCTTAAGAAGCTTCAAGTAATCTGCGATAACCACGAGCCTGAGATCGTCTCCGCTCTCCACGACGATCTCGGCAAACCTGAGCTCGAGTCTTCCGTTTACGAG GTAGCTCTATTGAGAAACTCCATCAAGTTAGCTCTTAAGCAACTAAAGAATTGGATGGCACCAGATAAG gCAAAGACTTCTCTAACAACGTTTCCTGCATCAGCAGAGATTGTGTCCGAGCCTCTTGGAGTTGTGCTTGTAATCTCCGCTTGGAATTATCCTTTCC TGTTGTCTATTGATCCTGTTATTGGCGCAATTTCTGCTGGGAATGCTGTTGTCTTAAAGCCATCAGAACTGGCTCCAGCTTCGTCTTCTCTGCTAGCAAAGTTACTGGAACAATATTTAGACCCTTCTGCAGTGAGAGTTATTGAAGGTGCTGTTACTGAAACAACTCTGCTGCTGGAGCAGAAGTGGGACAAAATATTCTACACAG GTAGTTCAAAAATTGGGCGTATCATCATGATGGCAGCTGCTAAGCATCTCACACCTGTTGTCCTGGAGCTAGGAGGAAAATCTCCTGTTGTTATAGACTCAGACACCAATTTGAAA ATTACTGTCAAGCGGATAATTGCAGGAAAATGGGGTTGCAACAATGGACAGGCGTGCATTTCTCCAGACTACATCTTGACAACAAAAGAATATGCTCCAAAAGTG ATTGATGCAATGAAGCAAGAACTGGAGGCATTTTACGGGAAGAACCCTATGGAGTCCAAAGATATGTCACGTATTGTAAACTCTAATCACTTTGATCGCCTGTCCAAGATATTAGAGGAGAAGGAAGTTTCTGACAAAATCGTCTATGGGGGTCAGAAGAACAGAGACAACCT GAAAATTGCTCCAACCATCTTTCTCGACGTGCCATTAGATTCTCTGATCATGAGTGAAGAAATATTTGGGCCTCTCCTCCCAATCCTCACG CTCAACAACTTGGAAGAGTGTTTTGACGTGATTCGTTCTCGACCTAAGCCACTTGCTGCATACTTGTTTACCCAAAACCAGAAGCTGAAAGAGAGATTCGCCATGACAGTCTCAGCTGGAGGCATTGTGGTCAACGACATAGCTGTTCAT CTTTCACTTCCCACATTACCATTCGGAGGCGTTGGTGAAAGTGGAATGGGTTCTTACCATGGTAAATTCTCATTTGATGCCTTCAGTCACAAGAAAGCTGTTCTATACAAAAGCTTTATAGGAGATGCAGCAATCAGGTATCCACCGTACTCTAGAGGAAAGCTTAGATTGTTAAAGGCACTTGTCAACAGCAATCTGGTGGAAGTATTCAAAGTCCTTTTAGGTTTATCTTAA
- the LOC125596828 gene encoding uncharacterized protein LOC125596828, whose amino-acid sequence MAVKTDMSKAYDRLEWSFIKAVFERLGFSAIWVNWIMQCISTVSYSFLINDTAREMVVPDRGIRQGDPLSPYIFILCGEVLSGLCCRAQNSGDLTRIRVARRCPRLTHLLFADDTMFFIKATTSNASTLHAILHQYELASGQLINTDKSSISFSAKTPQETRISVKQTLGIAKEGGVGKYLGLPELFTRKKRDLFSSIVERIKIKAASWSSRRLSAAGKLTMLKSVLTATPTYSMSCFLLPVGLCNSIQSALTRFWWDADPSTRKICWVSWDTLSTSKDSCGLGFRDIQAFNIAMLGKLAWRLVTKPDCLLARTLLGKYCYKGSFLTVPCPSSTSHGWRGIIAGRDLLIRHLRKVIGNGNSTKVWSDSWLSSSEDMRILGPPREIDRDLVVADLMIRGSNEWNHTKIEATCPQVAHLIYLIRPSAHNMEDIFCWHGSKDGIYSVRSGYYSLIEDTRGQAHQLLMAPFNWSKAIWAVDTSPKLKLFLWKLAQGALPLGANLQARGMMSNTNCPHCGGIETGVHLIFECPFAQQVWALAPIKPNLDFISSASVHSALTAASRLVCLPPSGIASDFFSWLCWNIWTARNRLLFENRTSPAISIVTNALCNAREWMLGQEKKPDSPPPASPYLPAISFPPETALCNSDAAWTTTTKRAGLGWILGSTTTTPQVSGSSASPFVSSPLLAEALALREAIRAAHAANLPNVWMRSDSQVLVRAVNSKKFPMELYGVLMDIEYLFSRFMFFLLSFIPREQNSAADSLAKSALCIEPATLRV is encoded by the coding sequence ATGGCGGTCAAAACTGATATGAGTAAAGCGTACGATAGACTCGAGTGGAGCTTCATCAAAGCTGTCTTCGAACGGTTAGGCTTCAGTGCTATCTGGGTCAACTGGATCATGCAATGCATCTCCACAGTCTCGTACTCTTTTCTTATCAACGACACTGCCCGGGAGATGGTGGTTCCGGATAGAGGCATCCGACAGGGCGATCCCCTCTCACCCTACATTTTCATCCTCTGCGGAGAGGTCCTTTCGGGTCTCTGCTGCCGGGCTCAGAACAGTGGCGATCTTACTAGGATTCGGGTGGCTAGACGTTGCCCGAGACTAACCCATCTCCTCTTTGCGGATGATACCATGTTTTTTATCAAAGCCACTACAAGCAACGCCTCAACGCTTCATGCTATTCTCCACCAGTACGAACTAGCTTCGGGTCAGCTCATAAACACAGACAAGTCCTCTATCTCCTTTTCAGCGAAAACACCACAGGAAACACGAATCAGTGTTAAACAAACCCTTGGTATAGCTAAAGAGGGAGGGGTAGGCAAATATCTAGGACTACCTGAGCTTTTTACAAGAAAGAAGCGTGACCTTTTCTCCTCCATTGTGGAACGAATCAAGATCAAAGCCGCCTCCTGGTCTTCTCGCCGGTTATCAGCGGCCGGGAAACTCACCATGCTCAAGTCGGTATTGACAGCTACACCTACCTACTCTATGTCATGCTTCCTCCTCCCCGTGGGACTATGTAACAGCATACAATCAGCCTTGACCCGGTTCTGGTGGGATGCGGATCCTTCCACCCGCAAAATATGTTGGGTCTCTTGGGACACTCTTTCGACTTCAAAAGATTCTTGCggacttgggtttagggatATACAGGCCTTCAATATAGCTATGCTTGGAAAATTAGCTTGGCGTCTAGTCACCAAGCCGGACTGTCTACTGGCTCGAACTCTCTTAGGAAAGTACTGCTACAAAGGGAGTTTCTTGACAGTCCCCTGCCCCTCATCCACGTCACATGGCTGGAGAGGGATCATTGCTGGAAGAGACCTGTTAATTAGACATCTTAGGAAGGTGATAGGCAATGGAAACTCAACAAAAGTTTGGTCTGATTCGTGGTTATCCAGCTCCGAGGATATGAGGATTCTTGGCCCACCAAGAGAGATCGACAGAGACCTTGTTGTTGCAGACCTTATGATTAGAGGTTCAAATGAGTGGAATCACACAAAGATCGAAGCAACATGCCCGCAGGTAGCTCACCTAATCTATCTGATCCGCCCAAGCGCCCATAATATGGAGGACATCTTTTGCTGGCATGGATCTAAGGATGGTATCTATAGTGTACGATCTGGCTACTACTCCTTGATAGAAGACACCAGAGGACAAGCTCATCAGTTACTTATGGCCCCCTTTAATTGGAGTAAGGCTATCTGGGCAGTGGATACATCGCCAAAACTCAAGCTGTTTCTCTGGAAATTAGCGCAAGGAGCTCTCCCGCTTGGAGCAAACCTACAAGCAAGAGGCATGATGTCTAACACCAACTGCCCTCACTGCGGAGGCATCGAAACAGGAGTCCACCTTATCTTCGAATGTCCTTTTGCCCAACAAGTATGGGCACTAGCCCCCATCAAACCAAACCTGGACTTCATCAGCTCTGCCTCAGTTCACAGCGCCCTCACCGCAGCATCGAGGCTGGTCTGTCTTCCCCCTTCGGGTATTGCATCTGACTTCTTCTCTTGGCTATGCTGGAATATCTGGACTGCTAGGAACCGGCTTCTCTTCGAGAACAGAACATCGCCAGCCATCTCTATTGTAACAAACGCCTTATGTAATGCGAGGGAATGGATGCTGGGTCAGGAAAAGAAACCCGACTCTCCACCACCAGCTTCTCCCTACCTACCAGCTATATCCTTTCCACCGGAGACAGCGCTCTGTAACTCTGACGCAGCTTGGACTACAACCACTAAGCGGGCAGGCCTGGGATGGATTCTAGGCAGCACCACTACAACGCCACAAGTGTCGGGCTCCTCTGCTTCTCCTTTTGTCTCGTCACCACTCCTCGCAGAGGCCTTGGCCCTACGGGAAGCAATCCGTGCAGCACACGCTGCTAACCTCCCCAACGTCTGGATGCGCTCCGACTCTCAAGTGCTCGTTAGAGCAGTCAACTCGAAGAAATTTCCAATGGAGCTCTATGGAGTTTTAATGGATATCGAGTATCTATTTTCccgttttatgttttttctgcTTTCTTTTATTCCGCGAGAGCAGAACTCTGCGGCTGACTCGCTAGCTAAATCTGCACTTTGTATTGAACCGGCCACTCTTCGGGTCTGA